TCACGGGCCGCCGGATAGAAGACCTTCTCCTCGATCCAGGCATGCGTGGTGAGCTCCCTGATCACCTTGTCCGCGAGCTCGCGTTTCCGCTGGAGGTCGTCGTCACCCGTCCGCTCGAAACCCTTGAACAGCTTCTCCACCGTCTTGTGGTCGTCACGGAGCAGCACGATTCCGTCCATCACGGCTCCCCTCTCCGTAGGTGGCCGCCCGGCGGCTCGCCGGGCCGGTCCGCACCGGCGACTGCCCACTGCGGCGCACCCGAATCCGCCTGCGCCGGCCCGACCGGGCGTGCGAACTCCCGCCCTGGTCGCCGAGCAGCGCGACGCCCGCGCCCTGCTCGGCGACGGCACGGGTGGGCTCCCCGCGGGTGGGTAGACGCAGGTCCCGCCACGAGGCCGTCGTCACCGGCTGCGAGGAGAGGAGCAGGCCATGAATCTCACGGAGGGCCCGGCCGCACAGCCGGCGGTGGGCGCATCGGCAGTCCTCCCGCACGGCGCGCCGCACGGCGGGGCTCCGCGTGCGCCCGACACGCCGCCTCCTGCCCTGCCGCTCGACCACACGCAGGCGATCCTGGAGACGACGAAGGAGGTCGGGGCCGCGCTCAAGGCGTCCGGGCGCCCGTTCGCCCTGGTCGGCAGTGTCGCCGCGTACGCGCACGGCATCCCGGTCCGGCTCCAGCACGACACGGACTTCGCGGTCCTGCGCGAGGACGCCGAGGTCGTCGCGGAGTCCTTGCGGGAACGCGGCGTCCGGATCGTCGACCCGCCCGAGGACTGGCTGGTGAAGGCCCGTGCGGGCGGGGAGGAGATCGACCTGATCTTCTCGCTCGCCGGGCGACCCGTCACGGCCGAACTCCTGGCCCGAGCCCAGACGCTGCCGGTGGACTCCGTGCACATGCCCGTGCTCGCGCCGACGGACCTCCTGGCCTCCCGTCTCCTCGCGCTCTCCGAGCACCACTGCGACTTCGGTCCTCTGCTGCCGTTGGCACGGGGACTGCGCGAACGGATCGACTGGGAGCGGGTGGGCGAGGACACCGCCGGCGCGCCGATGGCCCAGGCCTTCCTCTACCTGCTCGAACTGCTGGACGTGCTGCCCCGGCGGAGCGGCTCGTGACGTTCGGGAGGGGAGGCGCCCCTCGGGCCCCGAACAACGGATCTCGGAGGTGGCCATGGCCATGAGCACTTCGGTGGACAGGATCGCGCACCCCTGGGGCAACCGCACGCCCTACGCTCGACACGGTCACTGGCCCGCGCGTCGGGACACGTCACTCGCCGCCGGGGTCGGACCGGCCGATGTCCAGCGGTGGGTGCAGACCGCCTCGCTGCTGCACTCGGACGGGGACGCCATGGACATCGCCGTGCGGGACGGTGTCATCGTCGGCGTCAGGGGGAGGGCCGTCGACCGGGTGAACCGCGGCCGGCTCGGGCCGAAGGACGCGTTCGCCTGGCAGGCCAACGCTTCGCCCGACCGGCTCACCAGGCCGCTCGTACGTGCGGGCAGGGGGCTCGTCGAGACGGACTGGGACGGGGCGATGGGCCAGGTCGTCGCTCGCTCGCGCACGCTGCTCAAGGAGCACGGCCCGGGCTCGATCGCCTTCTACACGTCGGGACAGTTGTTCCTGGAGGAGTACTACACCCTCGCCGTCCTGGCCCGGGCGGGCATCGGCACCCGCCACCTCGACGGCAACACACGCCTCTGTACGGCGACCGCGGCCGAAGCCCTCAAGGAGTCCTTCGGCAGTGACGGGCAGCCCGGCAGCTTCGAGGACATCGACCACGCGGACGTCATCGCGCTGTTCGGCCACAACATCGCCGAGACGCAGCCGGTCCAGTGGATGCGCAT
This is a stretch of genomic DNA from Streptomyces sp. R44. It encodes these proteins:
- a CDS encoding nucleotidyltransferase family protein, producing the protein MNLTEGPAAQPAVGASAVLPHGAPHGGAPRAPDTPPPALPLDHTQAILETTKEVGAALKASGRPFALVGSVAAYAHGIPVRLQHDTDFAVLREDAEVVAESLRERGVRIVDPPEDWLVKARAGGEEIDLIFSLAGRPVTAELLARAQTLPVDSVHMPVLAPTDLLASRLLALSEHHCDFGPLLPLARGLRERIDWERVGEDTAGAPMAQAFLYLLELLDVLPRRSGS